The window CAAATAATCTTGGAGAATACTATCAGACTGACTACTATGATGTTCCGAATAGCATCTCTGAGCATGATGCAAGGGCAAAAAATTTACAGCAATGGAAGATTGATTTAGTTAATCGATTTGCTAAAAAAGGTAAGTTACTTGAAATCGGACCAGCCTATGGGCTCTTCTCGCATCTTGCCAAGCAATCCGGGTTTGATGTTACCGCTATTGAGATGGATGCTCGCTGCTGCGAGTACTTGAGAGATATTGTTGGAATCAATGTAGTGAATGATATGGATACCTCTGCTGCCTTATCTAGATTACCTAAATTTGATGTCATCGTCTTCTGGCAAGTCTTGGAGCATTTAGTTGACCCAATGACTGTCCTTGATCTAGCTGCTGAACACTTGTCACCTGGTGGAGTTCTGATATTTGATACCCCAAACCCAAATGCATTCCAGTTTAGAGTGCTGGGAAAGTATTGGACTCATATTGATGCCCCCCGCCACGTAACTTTGATACCTATTGAGTTGGTTTCAGAGAGGTTAAAAGCTGCTGGCTTGCAGCCAGAGCTAATAACATCCTCCGATAAAAGCGCTAATGGCTTTAATGGTTTTGGCTGGGCATTTAGTTTTAAAAATTTCTTTGCTAGTGAAATCTTAGGATCGATAGTGCATTTATTCGGTCGAGTATTGGCAAAAATTTTAATACCAATTGAAAGAACTGGATGGAGGGGGAGTACCTATACGGTAGTCTTTAGGAGGCCAAAAATATGAAATTTTCAGTTTTACTTCCAACTCGAAATCGACTTGAATACTTACGATATGCAATAGAGACAGTTTTACGGCAAGATTATCAGAATTGGGAAATCATTGTTTCTGATAATTGCTCTGAGGATGATATTGCTGGGTATATCGCATCTCTGAATGATCCACGTATTTACTATATACGTACCGATACATTTGTCCCTGTGACTGACAATTGGAACAATGCCTTAAGACTCAGTACTGGTGAATACGTAATTATGCTGGGGGACGACGATGGATTACTTCCAAATTACTTCTCAAGAATGATGGACGCTATGGAATTATTTCCAGATCCTGATTTTGTTTATGTAAGCGCATATTTTTTTGCTTATCCAGGTGTTATGCCTGATTCCCCAAATGGCTTTTTACGCCGAGACATCAATAAATTATTAGGGGGCAATAAGCCATACATTCTAGATTCGTCAATAGCTAGAAAAATAGTAGATGGGTATCTTAATTTTTCAATGCCCGTTGCATCAAATATGCAATTCTCGCTTATAAGTAGACGCAAAATAAATGAGTTATCAATTGATGGAGATTTTTTTAAGTCACCTTATCCTGACTTTTATGCTACTCCAATGTTGTTTTTAAAGTCTTCAAAGATTTTGATCTATCCAAGTCCTATGGTAATCATAGGAATCACACCAAAATCTTATGGATTCTTTCACTTCAATAATCGACCTAATGAAGGCGTTCAATTTCTTAAAAATACTTTAAAGGAAGGACATTCACCTAAAATTTTAAATATCCTATTGCCCGGAACTTCCTACAATGACTCTTGGATGCTTTCAAATGA is drawn from Polynucleobacter arcticus and contains these coding sequences:
- a CDS encoding class I SAM-dependent methyltransferase, translated to MKTATCLNCSHASPLFFKAEDYNRRVSKESFPYYRCPNCKLVFLDPVPNNLGEYYQTDYYDVPNSISEHDARAKNLQQWKIDLVNRFAKKGKLLEIGPAYGLFSHLAKQSGFDVTAIEMDARCCEYLRDIVGINVVNDMDTSAALSRLPKFDVIVFWQVLEHLVDPMTVLDLAAEHLSPGGVLIFDTPNPNAFQFRVLGKYWTHIDAPRHVTLIPIELVSERLKAAGLQPELITSSDKSANGFNGFGWAFSFKNFFASEILGSIVHLFGRVLAKILIPIERTGWRGSTYTVVFRRPKI
- a CDS encoding glycosyltransferase family 2 protein, translating into MKFSVLLPTRNRLEYLRYAIETVLRQDYQNWEIIVSDNCSEDDIAGYIASLNDPRIYYIRTDTFVPVTDNWNNALRLSTGEYVIMLGDDDGLLPNYFSRMMDAMELFPDPDFVYVSAYFFAYPGVMPDSPNGFLRRDINKLLGGNKPYILDSSIARKIVDGYLNFSMPVASNMQFSLISRRKINELSIDGDFFKSPYPDFYATPMLFLKSSKILIYPSPMVIIGITPKSYGFFHFNNRPNEGVQFLKNTLKEGHSPKILNILLPGTSYNDSWMLSNETLFLNHIKALNEEPNYSRYRFLQIVHCYKRFYYDQTLPLKEIVSLKSLMTVQERYLYGTSMATLFTLLRIVPINLAKKIITLLRQLIGQHSIKDRLDSKIRFENLIGVYNHLSYQQDLDACQDE